The Nitrospirota bacterium genomic sequence GGTGGTTCGACATCGTCCATAATGTGTTCTACCGGGTCGGGATGTTCGAAGGATTCGACGACTATTTCGATGAAATCTTCCAGGCCTTCGATGGGCCGGAGTGTTGGACGCTCTACCCGGAGACGCTCGGCGTGCTCAAAGAATTGAAAGGACGCGGGTACGAATTGGGGATTGTATCCAATTTCGATTCGCGGCTGTTCAACGTGTTGAGAGGGTTGCGGATCGCCGATCTGTTCGACACGGTGACGATTTCGAGCCTTGCTCACGCCGCCAAGCCGTCGGCCAGAATTTTTCGTGTCGCGCTGGACAAGCATGCGGCCGATCCGGGCGAAGCGCTGCATGTCGGTGACAGTCTGACCGAGGATGTTCAAGCAGCAAGGGCGGCCGGACTTTGGGCGTTCCACCTCCAACGAGACAGGCCGGAAGGCGATCGGCCGGACGGCACCGACGCGCGGCGGCTGACGATCGCCGGTCTCGATGAACTTCCCACCCTGTTGCCCGGCTTGTCGCCGGCTCCCGATTCGCGATAGCGAAGCCGCCCGAATCGCCCGCGGCGTCATCCTGTTCTGGTGTCTCGTTGGAATCGCGGATCGCGCCCAAGATAATCTTCCGGCTTCGCCACCCGCTCATTGATCCATTCAATCACCGCGACATGTCCCAAGCTTTCGGGATCGTTCGGGAGATAATCGGGAACGACCGCTAGGACATGAAATCCCATTTTGAGTTGGAACGAGAGGGTGGGATCGGTAAGTTCTCCTTGCAGAACGGCAAGGACATAGTCTTCGGCGCTCATCCGGTCGGCGTAACGGTGGTATCCCCGCAAACGGGCGCCGGCTCGAACGCGCAGCAGCTTCAGGCGGGTCACTACGTCGCGTCTGGCATGATAGAGCGCGGTTCCGATCCCGCGATGTTGCAGGGAAGGCCGCACCATGACTTCCGCGCCGTAGAGCGTTCGCCCTCGCTCCGGATCGTGATTCGTGAACATTCCGTTGGCCGTAAAATCCCGCCAGGACTGCCGCACGTCATAGTCGTCCCACAGGATGATCAGGCTCGCGGCCATGCCGACGACCTCGTCCGTTCCGGCTTCGACGGCGACCAGTTGACCTTCCGGAAACACGCGAAGGTGTGAGGTCAACTGCGCGGCGGTCCAGGGAGGGCCCAACGGGTAGACCAGCTTCGACAACTCGATGATCTGAGGAATGTCGGCCGGCTGCGTGGTGCGGACCGCGATGGGTCCCGGCGTCGGGCTCACAATCGGACCACTTCCGGCTTATCGGCGATCTGAAGGGAGTGGTGGCTGTCCAGGAGCGGCAGCACCGTGCCGAACGACCGACTTTGCCGGATCGTCTCCAGGTTCAAGTCGCCGATCACCATCATTTCCTGATTAGGATGACCTTCGGCGAGAATGCCGTCTCGAGCGAAGGAGAAATCGCTCGGGGTCAGGATCGACGCCTGGCCGTAGTTCAGACTCACGGCCGGCACCATCGGGAGAGAACCCACGGTGCACGACTGGATCACGTACATCTGGTTCTCGATCGCGCGGGCCTGGGCGCAGTATCGGACGCGCAGAAACCCCTGCCGCTCGTCGGTACAGCTCGGCACCACCAGGATGTGCGCGCCCTCGCGCCCGGCGGCGCGGGCGATTTCCGGGAATTCCACGTCGTAACAGATCGTGATGGCCAATCGTCCGAACGCCGTGTCGAAGATGCGGAATGTGGACCGGGCCGATACGTTCCATTCGTCTCTTTCGAAGCGGGTCATGTGGAGCTTACCTTGGACTCCGTGGGTTCCCGACGGGCTGAAGATGAAGCTGTCGTTGTAGACCCGATCAGAGCCGTCGTCCAGGACCGGAATCGTCCCGGCGACGATGTAGATCCGATTCGCGACGGCCAGCGCCTTCATCAAGTCGAGAAAACGCGGCGCCTGCCGGGCCAGATCGCGGACCTGCTCACGGATCGGTTTCTTGACGTCGCCGAGCGTGAGGAGTTGAACGGTGAAGTACTCCGGAAACACGAGCAAATGAACTTTGTAGTCCGCCGCCGTTTCGACCAGCGCCGTGACCTGATCGCGGAACTGCTCGAAAGTCTGCACGGGGCGAATGAAGTATTGCAGCGAGGCGACGCGAATGCTCTGCATGGTGTCGGAGGTGCGGGCGAGCGGGCATGAACACAACCACCGTCAGCCCGGGATGCGGCTACCATAGCGGACGTGTGCCGGAAAGTCCAGGTACCGGAGCATCGCCGGGCGCGGACCATTGCAGGATCGAGAGCACTGGGCAGAGGCAGCCAAAAGCGCTCATGAATAATGCGCGCTAGAGCAGGCGAGGAACGATCTCGGCGGCCCGGCCCTGGATGGAGACATCGACCATGTCCGCATAAGGCGTCGGATCCCGATTGATCTCGACGACATAGGCGCCCCTCTCTTTGGCCAGGGGGCCGAACATGGCGGCGGGGTAGACCAGACCGGATGTGCCGATGATCAGAAAGATGTCGCAAGCCTGTGCGGCGGCGTAGCTTCGATGCAAGGGCCCTTCAGGCAGCGCTTCGCCGAACCACACGATGTGCGGGCGCAGTAAACCGCCGCACGCGGCGCAGGAGGGGAGGATCGCAATGGGCACGTCCCGGTTTTCCGACACGACGCCGCACTCGGTGCACCGAACGCTCCAGATATTACCGTGGAGCTCGGACAGCTTGCAGGACCCCGCCGCACGATGCAGGCCGTCCACATTTTGGGTGATCAACCAGAATTGCTGGAACCGCTGTTCCATCTCGGCCAACGTGTAATGGGCGGGATTGGGCTGCTTGGTCGCGATCAGTTCCCGCCGCCAGTTGTACCACTCCCAGACCAGGCGGGGGTCGCGCGCGAAGGCTTCCGGCGTGGCAAGGTCTTCCGCCTTGAAGTTCCTCCAGAGACCGTCGGCGCCGCGGAAAGTGGGCACGCCGCTGTCCGCGGAGATACCGGCGCCGGTGAGCACGGTGACTGAACGGGCCGAAGCCAGACGCGCTTTCGCTTCATGGATCTTCGAATCATGGGACGACATGCGGGCATTATACGTCACTTTTTCGGACCGAAACGGACGTGCTATAGTGGCCGTGGGCGGTCGGCGCTCAGCCTGAGGCCTGTTTTTCGGTGAGCTTCTCGCCTGCTCGTCGCGACAGGTGAGCGCCGACGGCCGGATGCGGAGGGGGTCATGGAACAGATCATGATGGTGGGCGCCGGGGCAGTCGGCGGATTTTTCGGCGCTCATCTGGCGAAGACCAATCCGAACGTGTCCTTTCTGCTGCGGCCCAGGACGCTGCAGGCCGTGAAGGAACGCGGCCTGACGATTCGGAGCGCCGCCGGGACGTTCACGGTCACCCCCATGGCCGCGTCCGATCCCCGAGCGTTACCGAGACCCGACTTCGTGATCCTTTCTGTGAAAGCCTACGATCTGGACGAGGTGATGAGTCAGCTCGAATCGGTCGTCACGGAACGAACCGTCTTCCTCACTCTCCAGAACGGAGTCGATGCGGAGGATCGGATCATCGAACGGCTGAAACGGGACTGCGTCGTCGGCGGGGTCGCCTTCATCTATGCGAAAATCGCCGAGCCGGGTGTCATCGATCATTACAAGAAGGGCGCCGTGGCGATCGGGGAACTCATGGGGCACAGGAGCCAGCGTGTGCTTCGGATTGCGGACCTGTTCGCCCAAGCCGGGATTCCCTGCCAGATTGTGGACGACATTCGGCGGAGCAAATGGGAAAAGATGTGCTGGAACTGCGTCTTCAATCCGTTGACCGTCATCATCAACGATCGGGTGGCCAAGGCGCTGGAACATCCGGAAATGCTCGACGTGATCCGTCACATCGTGGGAGAAGTCGCTGCGGTCTCGGCAGGCTGCAAGGTGACGTTGGCCCCGGATATGGCGGACCGGGTGGTGAAGTGGACACAGGAGATTCGAGACATTCATACCTCCATGTACGACGATTGGAAAGCCGGTCGGCGGACGGAGATCGATTATTTGAACGGATACGTGGCGCGGCGAGGACGGGAGCTGGGCATTCCCACGCCCCTCAACGACGCGTTGACGGCGATGATCAAGACCATTACGGAAAAGGAGAGAAGCGGGCCGGACGTGTTGCGGATCGATGGAGCCGTCCTTCAACCCGTGATGCTGGACCGGGCGTCGTTGGCGGCGTTGCCGGCCGAGCATCACATCCACGATCTCAGCGCGCTGCTGCCGGGGACGAAAGGGAAAGGGATCAGGGTGAAGGGTCTTCTCGACGTGCCGGCGCTGGCCGTCGACGCCGACCACGTCACGTTCCATTCTCAGGACGGGCAGTTCGCCGCGAGCCTGACGCTCGCGCAAGCGATCGAGCACGGGGTGCTCGTGTATGAGGTTGATGGAGCTCCGCTGCCGGCGTCGAAAGGGGGGCCCTTCCGCCTGGTGGTGCCGGGACTGGGCGATCTCTGCGCCAATGTGAAAGGGGTGGCCCGTATCGAACTGACCCGGGGGCCGGGAAGAGATACGCGGCCGTCGGTGAAGCGACATTGTTGATCTTCCCTCAGCGTCTTTCCCAAGCGGCGACCGGATCTTTCCGTTTGTCCAAATCGCGGTTTCTTTCCGGTCTTCAGTGCCACAAGCGGCTGTATCTGGAAGTTCACTCCCCTGAACTGGCGACCGAGCCGGACGAATCGACCCAGGCGATTCTTGACAGAGGCGCTGAAATCGGCGAACTGGCCCGTCGCCGTTTTCCGGGCGGTGTCCTGGTTGAAGCGGACCATCGTCGCGTGACGGAAGCCCTGTCGCGAACCGACGAATTGCTGACCGATCCGGCCGTTCCGGCGATTTTTGAGGGCGCCTTTCGGTTCGAGGATGTGCTGATCCGCGTCGATATTCTGGAACGGCTGGCCGGCGCCCCGTCCCGTCCCGGCGCCTGGCGGCTGATCGAAGTCAAATCCTCTTCCAGGGTAAAGGATGTCCATGTCGACGACCTGGCCATTCAGGCGTTTGTCTTGCGAGGAGCCGGCATCCGCCCGGTTGAGGCCTGTCTGATGCATGTGAACACCCGCTATGTCTACGAAGGAGGCGAGGTCGATCTTGCCCGATTGTTTCTCGTGCAGAATCTTACGGAGCAGGTCGAGAGTCGGCTCAGCGCCATTCCCGCCAGGTTGGCCGAGATGCGGACCATGTTGACTTCATCGGTTCCTCCGGCGATCGAGCCGGACGGACACTGCCATGCGCCGTACGAATGTCCGTTCTGGCAGCACTGTACACAGAGCAAACCCGCCCGCTGGATCTTTTACTTGCCCGGCGGGGGACGGACGTTTCAAACACTCGCGCAGGAAGGGATTCAAACCATCGACGATATTCCGGACGAATTCAAGCTCTCTTCGATTCAGCGTCGCGTAAAGGACAACGTGGAATGGATAAGTCCTGGGCTCAAGACGGCGCTCGCGACCGTGCGTTATCCGGTGCATCATCTGGACTTCGAGACGTTCATGCCGGTGGTCCCGAAGTTTCCTCGGACGAGACCCTATCAGGCAATCCCGATCCAGTGGTCCGATCACATCGAGACGCAAGCGGGCGAGATTCTGCATCATGAATTTCTCAGCGTGGAATCGAAAGACCCTCGCGAAGAACTGGCTGTCGCCCTCCTGGACTCGTTGGGACGGGAGGGCAGTATCTGCGTGTATTCCAGCTATGAGCGGCAGGTGTTGGAGCAGCTGGCGGAGGCGATTCCGGCGTTGCGACAGGACATCGAACGGGTGATCGCCCGCCTCTGGGATCTGCTCGAGGTCATCAAAGCACACTACTATCATCCGGAGTTCCAAGGGTCTTTTTCGATCAAGGCCGTTCTGCCCGCCGCCGTATCGACGCTGGGCTACGAGGATTTGGAGGTTCGAGACGGTCACATGGCGGCCAGGGTGTACGAGCGGATGATCTTTGAGGAGGCCGATTGGGTGGAAAAGATGCGGCTGCGGGACGCCTTGCTGCGCTACTGCGCCCGGGATACCTTGGCGATGTTGGAATTGAGGAAGGCGTTGCGGGGCAAAAACCCGACGGTCTGACTTGCGGCTAGCCTGTGGAGCGGACTGTCATGCACAAAATCAAGCTGTCTATCCCGTCGGCCATAGTAGTAAGGCCTCAGTAAGGCCTCCGGGTCGAGCAGGATGGAAGGTGCCGGACTCGATTCTGTCTTTATCCGGTCGCCGAGAACGATTGCATGACTCTCCGTACGAGGAGCGTCATGAAATATGAAGAATGCGTGAGGTGCGTGTTCGCGTGCGTCAATGACGAGAAAGCCTAAAAGAGCACGCAGTACGCACGAAGTGCGGTTTGGCGGAGAGGGTGGGATTCGAACCCACGGTCCCTTACGGGACAACGGTTTTCGAGACCGCCCGATTCGGCCACTCTCGCACCTCTCCACCGAGCTTGCTGAGCCGGCCGCCGGGCGATTGTTCCGAGCGGCCGGAGAGACGACTGTAGGGGCTGAAGCTTATCGTGCGCGTCAGACTTTTGCAATCGGAATGAACGCATGAAACGTGATGAGCACCCGCAAGACCAATGGCGGGCCGGCCGTGCTTCCGGTAGGCTGCGGAGCAATCCGAAGCGCGCCTAACCGTGCGCGGCGGACCGATAGCCCGACCTTCTCCATTTTCTGAACTTCTGGCGCTGTGCAGACCGAAGCCTGGCTTGTCCCTCCCGATGTGCCGGTGTTGCAGCCGGGGGAGATTCATGTATGGCGCGCCTCCCTGACGTGTCCCCCGGAAACCTACGATCGTTTTTGGCGGCTTTTGTCGGCCGATGAACGGGCCAGAGCGGAGCGGCTCATATCCGCTGACCGGCGAGCCCAGCTCATTGCCGTGCGTGGAATTCTAAGAGCGTTGTTGGGCGGGTATCTGGGGCAAGATCCCGGAACGCTCAGCTTCGGCGCCGGTCCGCAAGGCAAACCCATGCTGCTTTCCGACCGAAATCCGACCCGCAACCTGCGATTCAACCTGTCGCACTCGCACGAGCATGTGCTCTATGCCTTTGCCTGGGGAAGGGAAGTGGGAATCGATGTCGAGCGCATTCGAGAGCACGTCGACGTGCTCAAACTTGCCGAACGGTTCTTTGCGCCGCATGAAGCGTCGGCGCTCCGCGAGCGTTCTCCTGAAGAGCGGCGGCGGTTGTTCTTTACCTTGTGGGTGTGTCGGGAGGCTTGCCTGAAGGCCTGGGGAACCGGGCTGACTTTTCCGCTCGATCGGTTGGAGGTCGAACTGATTCCGGAGCAATCGTCCGCGCGCGTCACGATCAAGAAGCCCGGTGTCGAAACCCGGAGTTGCCACGTTCGGTTGTTGCCGTTGGACGGGGGGTACGTGGGCGCCGTCACAGCGGAAGGCGAGGAATCGCCGCTCCAGTGCTGGCAGTGGGCGGAACCGGAAGGGCCGGATTCTATGAGGTGAGTTTGAGGAGGAAAGCCGCCGGAGGATAGACCGTCAGTCTAGGAGCCTGTGCGACATTACCCATTCTGCTATGGCGAACGATGCAGGAGCATCTGCTTTGTTCTCGGCCCCGAAAAACCTCAACGTATTCCAGCGAATACGCCTCCGGTTTTTCGGGTCCTGCGGCCGCGCATCTGCTCACGCCTCCTTCGCCTCGCGACGAACGGTAATGTCGGACAGGCTCCTAGCGAACCGGAAGGCCGGCCCGCTCGCCGATGTCGCGCAACCGCCGGAAGAAACTCTGCATCAGTTCCTGGCTTTCCCGTTCCAGCACGCCTCCGATGACCTGAACTCGGTGGTTGAGACGACGTTCGGCCGGAATGTTGAAGACCGATCCGCAGGCCCCGGCCTTGGGATCCTTCGCGCCGAAGACCAGTCGGGCGACCCGCGACTGAATGATCGCTCCGGCGCACATCGAGCAGGGTTCGACGGTCACATACAGCGTGGCGCCGGTCAAGCGCCATGTCCCGAGCCGCGTCGCGGCTTCACGGATCGCCACGACTTCGGCGTGCGCGGTGGGGTCCTGCCACGCCTCCCGGTAGTTGTGCACCTGCGCCACCACCTGACCGTCCAGGACCAACACCGCGGCGATCGGCACTTCACCGAGCGCAGGGGCCAACCTGGCCTGCTCCAGCGCCAACCGCATGAATTCGACATCCTTCTGCGTGAACTCCGTCATGATCCTGTCCCTCGACTCTCCGTCCGTGCAGCGTGCGGATAAAACGGGCGTTATCTTAACACAGCCTTCCGGTCAGGAGAAGCCGGTACGCCGTTCCGATTCAACGGGTTGCTGCAGATGAGCGGCGCACCCACTCGAACTCATAACGCAGTTGGAGCGCGAGATACCGCTGGACCAGCCCGCCGCGGTCCAGCGGCATGTCGCGCTCGTGGATCAGGCTGAGCTCCAGGTCCCCGTGCCGCAGCGCGAGACCGACGACCAGATCCAATTCGGTCGGACGCACGGCGTTGCCGGCGCTCCGGTCCGTGAAGAAATTCGTGTCGGCGAACAGCACGACGCGGTTGCGATACAAGTCCAGGTCCGCGTGCGCGACGTATCGGAAAAGCGCCCGGCCGGTGTTGTCTGGGCGGGCGAAGTAGTTTTCGTTGTGGAACAGCCAGCCGGCTCCGGCATAGGTCGTCAGGTTTTGGTTGGGGAAATGCGTTCGCCACCAGCTCCATTGGCTCGCGTCAGGCCAGCGGTAGGTCATCAGCGTGTCCGCGTAGATCTGTTTGATTCCGCTCCGATCGAGCGGCGCGTCTCGCTCGTACTGCAACCGCCAGCCCCAGTTGCCCAGCGAACCGGTGAACGCAAACGTGGCGTCCCATTCCGAGAGCGCGATCCATCCGCCGCGCCGGTCGGAGAAGAAATTCTGATCGGTGTAGAACTGCAGGTACTGTTTGTACAGATCCGTTTCAAGATGGAGCATGTGGCGCAGGCCGACGAGTCCGGTGTTGTCCGGTCTGGCGGCGAAGGTCGGATTATCGACAAACGCGGCGGTGAGCAGGTAGCCGCGTAGCCAGTGCTGCTCGGCGGCTTCAAGGCCGGCGGACTCCGCCGTGTCGCCGAGGGCCGGCAACGGCCGGCCGTATTTTTCCAGCGCCCAGGCCGGAGCGATCCATGGAACGGCCAGAGCCACCAAAATGGCGACGTTCCGGAAACAAAGGAGCGGTCCGGGTCGTAGCATGACGAGCAGGGCTCCTTGGACATGCGACCATGATCGCTCGACGACGAGACAATCACGAGGAGAAAAAATCCGGCTCTTGTAACCGCCCTGCACGGACCTGTCAAGCCGGGAGTGGGTGGGGACTACAGTTGGCCGATGAGATAGATCGCGCCGGTCGGCTGGGGACGGCCGCCTTCCGGTTCCAGGCTGACGGCAAACTTGGTGGTGCGGGAGAATTCGGGAAGGTATCGGATCAGCAACCGGCCTTTCTGTCCGGCGTCCGTGGTGAAGGTGCCCGCGCTGACGGGCTTCTCCTGGACGGCCCAAAGTTGGTAGGTTTTGCCGCCCGGGAGCGGAGGCAGGTTGAAGGCGTACAGCCACGCTTTTTTCGTATCGGGATCGTACAGCAACAGCCCGCCGGCCCCCTTCGCCATCTCGGAACCGGACAATGAGACAACCTTGACGGTCGGCATCCGCAACAACGCCGCGATCTCGTCCTGCAGCGCCCGTACACGCCGGAACGCGGTGCTGTCCTTCTCGAGCTGGGCGAGTTGCGCGCGCGCATCGTCGAGCTCCGCTTCGCGGCGGATCACGGTGTCCCGCAACTCACCGATCTCGACGTCCTGTCGCTCAAGTTCCTGCCGCATCTGTGCGAGGGCGAGTTCTTTGTCTCTGACCTCGCGTTGGAGCGACGCCATCTTCGCGGTTTCCCGTTGGAGCGCTGTTTCAAGCTGTTGGAGCCTCTCCGTTTCCGCCGGGGTCTGCATGTAGAGGGTCCACCCGACATAGCCGGCTCCGGCGACGACCAGCAGTGCGGCGAACGCCAGCGCAAACCGGGCGGCGTTGGAAGGAAACGATCGCGCGGACGGAAGCGGTGGAAACAGGTGGTTCATCCATTCGCCCGGTTCGAGGCTGGGTTTGCTCGGTCGCTTGACCGCCTCCGTGTCGGCCGGACTTCGAGGGGCCATGATTTTCGCTTTGAGCCCGCGAGGCGGAGGCGCGGGAGCCAGCCCGTACGGCAACATGGCCGCTACGGCCTGGTACTCCTTCAAGGCCGTATGGCACGACGGGCAGCCGGACAGCAAATGCGCTTCGAGCGCCTGCCGGTCCGTGCGTTCCAACGCGCCGACCGCATACAAGGGGACCGCTTCTTCAAATTCCTCGTGGTTCATCGAGCGTCGCCCTGGTCGCAACATCCCCTCAAAGCCGTGCGCAGCTTGTTCATACCGAGTTTGATTCTGGTCTTGATCGTTCCCACGGGTTCATTCAACCGGGCCGCGATTTCTGTGTGGGACAATCCCTCATAGTACGCCAATTCCAGGGCCTGCTGTTGGGCTTCCGGCAGTTCGGCCAACGCTTTGCTGACGGCGTTCCGCAACTCCAGGTCCGCCTGGATTTCGAACGGGCCCGGCGACTGGTCCGGGACGTGGGGCGTTGAAAGGTCCATCGAGTCGACGACGGTCCGAGCCTTTGAAGCTCGTGCACGCAGCCGGTCGAGCGCGCGGCTTCTGGTGAGCGTGACCAGCCATGCCATCGGCGTGCCCCGCCCGACATCGTACCGGGCGACTTTCTTCCAGACCTCCAAATAAATGTCCTGGAGCAGTTCGGCCGCCTCGTCCCGATTCCCCAGAATGCGAAGGGCCAGCGTATACAGCAGCGAGCTGGATTGATCATACAACTGGCTGAATGCCTGGTGATCTCCCTTGACCACCTGGGCCATGAGCTTCGGATCGATCAAGGATGAGGCGTGTCGGGATGAGGTGTCCATGCAGACCGGTGCTTAGCGGGATCGAACCTTCCCACGCGACTTACACGCCTCAATCATAGCATTCTACGTTCGAAACCGACAAAAAGATGCGTGTGTGACATCGGGTGAAACAACGGAAAGGTTTCAACCGGGCAAGCGACCGATGACGGATCCTGAGCGATCTTCGGGTTGGAGGCCGAGCCCTGTCTCGATAGGCTGTTTCTCGAGGGACGGGCCGGCTTCTAGACGCCGGGTCAGCTTGTGGAGGACCTGCTCCAGGCCGAGGTCCTTGACGAGCGGCTGGACAAAAATCTTGCCGGAGGCCGGATCGCACGCGCCGAGCGCATAAGGCCCGAGCCGGACTTCGAGCCGTACGCGTTCCGCGGCTGGCGCTACGCGAACGAGCGGCGTCCTTTCGACTTCGTCCAGCCGGATCGTCTCACGGCGGACGACGGAAAACGCTCCAAGCGAGTGAAGCGGCGTCCGCCTGATGACATGTACTCGCGCTCCGCGCCTGATCAACCAGGACAGCAGGGCGCGACCACGAGGACTACACCTCAGCCATTCCCAGACTTCTTCGGCCCGATGGCGCCATGCCGTGTTCCAAGCCGTCAGAGACCGATCCAGCACCAGACGTAGCTGCGCGGCCACGGTCGGTTCGGCCGGTCGGCCGGGAACCAACCGTTTCCCGCGCCTGCTGATCGCATGGACCTTGGCCAGCACGTCGCACAGGGGGACGGCTTCGCCGGGCTCCCGGGTCCGGTCTCCGGCCGTGAGGATTTCGCCCGGTCGGCCATAACCCGTCACGCGATGACAGACGAGGACGTTGTTGCGGCGGAAGACGACGATGTCTCCGGGACGGATGTCGTGCGCCTCCTCGACTTCGAGGACGTCGCCTTCCTGAAGGGTCGGAAACATACTCCAGCTTGCGACCCTGAGCCTGATCAGCGGGCCTCCGTGCGGGGAACTCAGAAGAGGGAGCAGATCAGCCGGAGGCTGAAAAGCCGACGAGTTGTCGAGGACGAGACGGCGGATCATGACGACGTACGCGTCAACACGAGCGTGCAATCGAACGCGCCAGGATTCGGCCGATCAGGAGCCCGGCTTGATGGATTAGATGGAGCGCACGCGTGACGCGGAGCATGACGGGCTGCGACTTCGCGAGGTCGCCGTAGCGAGATGCGAGAAACTCTGGCGGCGGCCAGAAAGTACGCCGGAGCCATAGGCGTTTCTGCCCCGGAGGCCTGGTGAGAAACAGCAACAAATGGCCGAGTCCCTCGATCGGCTGCGTCCCCACCAATCTGCGCAGAAGCCAGGCCAGCAGGCGTTCCCCCGCACTGGACGGAGCCAACCGCCTGAGGACCCCGTCCGGTACAAAAACGCGCGGCTCCTGCCGACAGGCGAAGGAGAGCCCATGGTAGACGGGAATTTTCAGATGGTGACGCGTTGCCTCTGCGATCAGAGGTTGCCAATCGATCCGCTCTTTTCGCGTAAGCAGGCGGAGGTCGGTCATGAATGAGGGGACAAAGTAGCCACGATGAACGACGCTGTAGGCGGTCAGATACAACAGCAGATCATACCCCTCCAGGCATTTGATCGAAAGCCCGTCGAGCGTCCGGCGCACGGCGCGTTCCCACAGGCCGGCCTGATCGTCCGCGTACCACACCGCGGTCGTGATATCCAGGATGAGTCCGCCCTCCGGCGACACATAAGCGGGATTGCCGTCGATGAGCCGACGAAAACCCGAGGCCGTCAGAATCTCGTCGATCTTCCACAGATCCCGCTCATGCACCAGAAGATCGACGTCCGTGATCGGTCTGAGGCCGCGGACACCATAGACGCGGGAGAGCAGGTCGGCGCCCTTCAGGACGATGAAGTCGATCCCGCCGTCGTGGAAAAGCCGGCCGACCTGGACGAACCGGTCGAGCGTGCGTTTGTTGGCGAGGCTGACCCGCGAGTACGCTTCAGCCAGATCGTCGAGGGTTGAGGGGGACATGGGCTTGCTTCTCCAAGGTGGCCCACTCCTTGAAATGGGGAAGGCACACGCTCATATCGCCGGTCTCCAGCCAGGCGTCGCTGCGGCCTTGCCGGCAGTACGGACGCAGTTCGCAGCTCGGACATTCGTACTGCGCGTTCGGCTCCGCCCGGTCCACGGTCTGCTTGAGGACCTCCCATCCCTCCCGGACAGTCCCCCTGCGCAGGTCGTAGTTGGGAATCGGGAACGCTGTGCAGAGGTTCATCCCACCGTACGGGGTGATGGCGAACCGGCTGCGCCCGCAGGCGCACTCGATGAAGCGGTCATTCGACGAGCAAGGGTCCTCGACAGGGGTGCCGTTGGCGTTGAATAACCTGGCCTGATCGATCGCGATCTTCCCTTCAGGGCTCAGACGGTACCGAAGCGGTGTCTTATCGCCGTCTGTCTTCGGCATGATGTCCAGCGAGTATTGGAATTTCCAGCCGTACGGTTCGATCAACTTCCGGCAGGCCTCGACTTCGGCGTGATTCACCGTCGTCACCGGCATGCGGACGATGACCGGCAGGGAGCAGGCGGCCAGGTGACGAAGCCCGTTCCGAAAGGATGTATAGGATCCTGCGATGCCGGTCATCCGTTCGTACGTCGGCGCCGTCGCGCCGTACATCGACACAATGATCCGGTTCACGCCGACTTCTTCCAGGACCGCCGTCGCCTTCGGCGTCACGCGTGTGGCGTTGGTCAGGATGTGCAGGACAAACCCCAGGCGGCGGGCATGCCGCAGGATGTCCAAGAAGTCCGGACGGGTAAAAGGTTCTCCGCCGCTGAAGGTCAGGTGCAGGACCCCCAGTTCCG encodes the following:
- a CDS encoding HAD-IA family hydrolase, translating into MTSRIQVVFFDAAGTLFRVKGSVAEIYLRYAEKYGVKRTGETLAAVKAAFARAFQEAPPPVFAAADPAEIKQCERMWWFDIVHNVFYRVGMFEGFDDYFDEIFQAFDGPECWTLYPETLGVLKELKGRGYELGIVSNFDSRLFNVLRGLRIADLFDTVTISSLAHAAKPSARIFRVALDKHAADPGEALHVGDSLTEDVQAARAAGLWAFHLQRDRPEGDRPDGTDARRLTIAGLDELPTLLPGLSPAPDSR
- a CDS encoding GNAT family N-acetyltransferase; its protein translation is MSPTPGPIAVRTTQPADIPQIIELSKLVYPLGPPWTAAQLTSHLRVFPEGQLVAVEAGTDEVVGMAASLIILWDDYDVRQSWRDFTANGMFTNHDPERGRTLYGAEVMVRPSLQHRGIGTALYHARRDVVTRLKLLRVRAGARLRGYHRYADRMSAEDYVLAVLQGELTDPTLSFQLKMGFHVLAVVPDYLPNDPESLGHVAVIEWINERVAKPEDYLGRDPRFQRDTRTG
- a CDS encoding carbon-nitrogen hydrolase family protein; this encodes MQSIRVASLQYFIRPVQTFEQFRDQVTALVETAADYKVHLLVFPEYFTVQLLTLGDVKKPIREQVRDLARQAPRFLDLMKALAVANRIYIVAGTIPVLDDGSDRVYNDSFIFSPSGTHGVQGKLHMTRFERDEWNVSARSTFRIFDTAFGRLAITICYDVEFPEIARAAGREGAHILVVPSCTDERQGFLRVRYCAQARAIENQMYVIQSCTVGSLPMVPAVSLNYGQASILTPSDFSFARDGILAEGHPNQEMMVIGDLNLETIRQSRSFGTVLPLLDSHHSLQIADKPEVVRL
- a CDS encoding NAD-dependent deacylase — protein: MSSHDSKIHEAKARLASARSVTVLTGAGISADSGVPTFRGADGLWRNFKAEDLATPEAFARDPRLVWEWYNWRRELIATKQPNPAHYTLAEMEQRFQQFWLITQNVDGLHRAAGSCKLSELHGNIWSVRCTECGVVSENRDVPIAILPSCAACGGLLRPHIVWFGEALPEGPLHRSYAAAQACDIFLIIGTSGLVYPAAMFGPLAKERGAYVVEINRDPTPYADMVDVSIQGRAAEIVPRLL
- a CDS encoding 2-dehydropantoate 2-reductase — translated: MEQIMMVGAGAVGGFFGAHLAKTNPNVSFLLRPRTLQAVKERGLTIRSAAGTFTVTPMAASDPRALPRPDFVILSVKAYDLDEVMSQLESVVTERTVFLTLQNGVDAEDRIIERLKRDCVVGGVAFIYAKIAEPGVIDHYKKGAVAIGELMGHRSQRVLRIADLFAQAGIPCQIVDDIRRSKWEKMCWNCVFNPLTVIINDRVAKALEHPEMLDVIRHIVGEVAAVSAGCKVTLAPDMADRVVKWTQEIRDIHTSMYDDWKAGRRTEIDYLNGYVARRGRELGIPTPLNDALTAMIKTITEKERSGPDVLRIDGAVLQPVMLDRASLAALPAEHHIHDLSALLPGTKGKGIRVKGLLDVPALAVDADHVTFHSQDGQFAASLTLAQAIEHGVLVYEVDGAPLPASKGGPFRLVVPGLGDLCANVKGVARIELTRGPGRDTRPSVKRHC
- a CDS encoding DUF2779 domain-containing protein; amino-acid sequence: MSKSRFLSGLQCHKRLYLEVHSPELATEPDESTQAILDRGAEIGELARRRFPGGVLVEADHRRVTEALSRTDELLTDPAVPAIFEGAFRFEDVLIRVDILERLAGAPSRPGAWRLIEVKSSSRVKDVHVDDLAIQAFVLRGAGIRPVEACLMHVNTRYVYEGGEVDLARLFLVQNLTEQVESRLSAIPARLAEMRTMLTSSVPPAIEPDGHCHAPYECPFWQHCTQSKPARWIFYLPGGGRTFQTLAQEGIQTIDDIPDEFKLSSIQRRVKDNVEWISPGLKTALATVRYPVHHLDFETFMPVVPKFPRTRPYQAIPIQWSDHIETQAGEILHHEFLSVESKDPREELAVALLDSLGREGSICVYSSYERQVLEQLAEAIPALRQDIERVIARLWDLLEVIKAHYYHPEFQGSFSIKAVLPAAVSTLGYEDLEVRDGHMAARVYERMIFEEADWVEKMRLRDALLRYCARDTLAMLELRKALRGKNPTV